In one window of Desulfobacterales bacterium DNA:
- a CDS encoding ComF family protein, with product MFRTSSIDSFFYDQLNSSVISDENIHKEIMEKFLCQSCIENLSAKISLPICHKCGILIPEKKRICDACSNYPPAFRISRSWGIYGHLLQELIHLYKYSGKIQLSKPFGVLLFLCFIQNWELNDIDIIAPVPLHKKRFRYRGFNQSYLLVKNWSLISEKLGIDISHIKIEKKALTRIRNTKPQITMDKHNREKNVKDAFSVTDPDQIKGKKILIIDDVFTTGSTANECAKVLLQNKAQYVDVLTLARVT from the coding sequence TTGTTTAGAACTTCGTCCATTGACAGTTTTTTTTATGACCAATTAAATTCATCGGTAATATCAGACGAAAATATACATAAAGAAATTATGGAGAAATTTTTATGCCAATCTTGCATAGAAAATCTATCCGCTAAAATAAGCCTTCCTATCTGTCATAAATGCGGAATTTTGATTCCAGAAAAAAAACGTATTTGCGATGCGTGTTCGAATTATCCTCCAGCATTCAGAATATCAAGGTCTTGGGGAATTTATGGCCATCTATTGCAGGAATTAATTCATCTTTATAAATATTCCGGGAAAATACAGCTTTCAAAGCCGTTTGGAGTATTATTATTTTTGTGCTTTATACAAAATTGGGAATTGAATGATATAGATATTATAGCCCCGGTTCCGCTGCATAAAAAACGTTTCAGATATAGAGGTTTTAATCAATCGTATCTTTTAGTAAAAAATTGGAGCCTTATATCAGAAAAATTAGGAATAGACATATCCCATATTAAAATTGAAAAAAAAGCCTTAACACGAATAAGAAATACAAAACCTCAAATTACAATGGATAAACACAATCGAGAAAAAAACGTAAAGGATGCATTTAGCGTAACAGATCCTGATCAAATCAAAGGTAAAAAAATTCTTATTATAGACGATGTTTTTACAACAGGGTCAACAGCTAATGAATGTGCTAAAGTGCTTTTGCAGAACAAAGCGCAATACGTTGATGTGCTTACTCTTGCAAGGGTAACGTAA